In the Gorilla gorilla gorilla isolate KB3781 chromosome 10, NHGRI_mGorGor1-v2.1_pri, whole genome shotgun sequence genome, one interval contains:
- the SSH1 gene encoding protein phosphatase Slingshot homolog 1 isoform X4, translated as MAGARRAVVGSVRDVSTAATNLFYFTDFCIFLQPTHYFCCPEVSTSNYLSESFFMVKGAALFLQQGSSPQGQRSLQHPHKHAGDLPQHLQVMINLLRCEDRIKLAVRLESAWADRVRYMVVVYSSGRQDTEENILLGVDFSSKESKSCTIGMVLRLWSDTKIHLDGDGGFSVSTAGRMHIFKPVSVQAMWSALQVLHKACEVARRHNYFPGGVALIWATYYESCISSEQSCINEWNAMQDLESTRPDSPALFVDKPTEGERTERLIKAKLRSIMMSQDLENVTSKEIRNELEKQMNCNLKEFKEFIDNEMLLILGQMDKPSLIFDHLYLGSEWNASNLEELQGSGVDYILNVTREIDNFFPGLFAYHNIRVYDEETTDLLAHWNEAYHFINKAKRNHSKCLVHCKMGVSRSASTVIAYAMKEFGWPLEKAYNYVKQKRSITRPNAGFMRQLSEYEGILDASKQRHNKLWRQQTDSSLQQPVDYPAGPGDFLPETPDGTPENRLPFLDDAAQPGLGPPLPCCFRRLSDPLLPSPEDETGSLVHLEDPEREALLEEAAPPAEVHRLARQPQQGSGLCEKDVKKKLEFGSPKGRSGSLLQVEETEREEGLGAGRWGQLPTQLDQNLLNSENLNNNNSKRSCPNGMEVGRARPAGWHTPSLPSHSNWPTSASVAGTTGTRHHTQLIFFCCLLWAPSSHLQGPEGSFRG; from the exons ATGGCCGGAGCTCGGAGGGCAGTTGTAGGGAGCGTTAGAGATGTGAGCACTGCAGCCACAAACCTCTTTTATTTTACCGACTTCTGCATCTTCCTTCAGCCAACCCACTACTTCTGCTGTCCAGAGGTTTCCACCTCAAATTA CTTAAGTGAGAGCTTTTTCATGGTGAAAGGCGCAGCCCTCTTCTTACAACAGGGAAGCAGCCCTCAAGGCCAGCGGAGTCTTCAGCACCCCCACAAGCATGCAG GTGACCTGCCTCAACATCTTCAGGTGATGATCAACCTTCTGCGTTGCGAAGACAGAATCAAGCTG GCGGTGCGCCTGGAGAGCGCCTGGGCGGACCGGGTCCGGTACATGGTGGTGGTGTACAGCAGCGGGCGCCAGGACACCGAGGAGAATATCTTGCTGGGAGTGGACTTTTCCAGTAAGGAAAG TAAAAGCTGCACCATTGGGATGGTTCTCCGACTGTGGAGTGACACGAAAATCCACCTTGATGGAGATGG TGGGTTCAGCGTGAGCACAGCAGGAAGGATGCACATATTTAAGCCTGTGTCTGTCCAGGCCATGTG GTCTGCCCTGCAGGTGCTTCACAAGGCCTGCGAAGTGGCCCGGAGGCACAACTACTTCCCCGGGGGTGTAGCTCTCATCTGGGCTACCTACTATGAGAGCTGCATCAGCTCCGAGCAGAGCTGCATCAACGAGTGGAACGCCATGCAGGACCTGGAGTCTACACGGCCCGACTCCCCCGCGCTATTTGTGGACAA GCCCACTGAAGGGGAAAGGACCGAGCGCCTCATCAAAGCCAAGCTCCGAAGCATCATGATGAGCCAGGATCTAGAAAATGTGACTTCCAAAGAG ATTCGTAATGAATTAGAGAAACAGATGAATTGTAACTTGAAGGAATTCAAGGAATTTATAGACAATGAGATGCTACTTATCTTGGGACAGATGGACAAGCCCTCCCTTATCTTCGATCATCTTTATCTC GGCTCTGAATGGAATGCATCCAATCTGGAGGAACTGCAGGGCTCAGG ggttgattacattttaaatgttaccAGAGAAATCGATAATTTTTTTCCTGGCTTATTTGCATATCATAACATCCGAGTCTACGATGAAGAGACCACAGACCTCCTCGCCCACTGGAATGAAGCGTATCATTTTATAAACAAAGCGAA GAGGAACCATTCCAAGTGCCTGGTGCATTGCAAAATGGGCGTGAGTCGCTCGGCCTCCACAGTCATAGCCTATGCAATGAAGGAATTCGGCTGGCCTCTGGAAAAAGCATATAACTATGTAAAGCAGAAGCGCAGCATCACGCGCCCCAACGCGGGCTTTATGAGGCAGCTGTCTGAGTATGAAGGCATCTTGGACGCAAG CAAACAGCGGCACAACAAGCTGTGGCGTCAGCAGACAGACAGCAGCCTCCAGCAGCCTGTGGATTACCCTGCAGGACCCGGCGACTTCTTGCCAGAGACCCCAGATGGCACCCCGGAAAACCGGCTGCCCTTCTTGGATGATGCCGCCCAGCCCGGCTTAGGGCCCCCCCTCCCCTGCTGTTTCCGGCGACTCTCAGACCCCCTTCTGCCTTCCCCCGAGGATGAAACTGGCAGCTTGGTCCACCTGGAGGATCCGGAGAGGGAGGCTCTGTTGGAGGAAGCTGCTCCACCTGCAGAGGTGCACAGGCTGGCCAGACAGCCCCAGCAAGGTTCCGGACTCTGTGAGAAGGATGTGAAGAAGAAACTAGAGTTTGGGAGTCCCAAAGGCCGGAGCGGCTCCTTGCTGCAGGTGGAGGAGACGGAAAGGGAGGAGGGCCTGGGagcagggaggtgggggcagcTTCCAACCCAGCTCGATCAAAACCTGCTCAACTCAGAGaacctaaacaacaacaacagcaagagGAGCTGTCCCAACGGCATGGAGGTAGGCAGAGCCCGGCCTGCAGGGTGGCACACCCCATCCCTTCCATCCCACTCTAATtggcctacctcagcctctgtagcagggactacaggcacccgccaccacacccagctgatttttttctgttgtctccTCTGGGCCCCCAGCTCCCATCTCCAGGGACCTGAGGGTTCTTTCAGAGGGTGA